From the genome of Gammaproteobacteria bacterium:
GTCCGCTCTAGCCAGGCGCAAGTTAGCCGCTACCGTATCGTTGATGAAAAAAGGGTCCTGCCAAACTACCGCGATACTATCCCTAAGAGACTTAAGCGTCACTGCGCCAATATCAACACCATCAATACGAATGCAGCCGGAATTGGGCTCGAAAAAACGCATCAACAAAACCGCCAGAGTGCTTTTCCCCGAACCGCTAGGCCCCACCAGCGCCACCGTTTCACCGGCGTGAACGGTCGCAGATAGATTTTTAAATACCGTTTCGCGTCCATAGGAAAAACTCAACTGATCAAAGCAGATTTCTCCTTGGCTGACTGTTAAGGGCAGGCTGTCAGCCTTTTCCTTCACATTTGGCTCCATAGTCATAACCTCGTGGACCCGTCGAGCTGCACCCATCTGTCCCTGCCACAAAATAGGTGCTTCGGCAAAACCTTTGACCGGGTAAGACAAATAACCCAGGTATAACAAAAAACTGATCAGCGTACCTATTTCCAGTGTCCCCTGCTGTACATCTTGAATACCGCGGTAAACAATCACCGCACCACAAGTAAATAGCAGCAAATTAAAAACCAAAATATGGAAACCATCGATACTGCGCATACGCATGGCCCATTTGCGTGCATGTTCATAGGCATTTCGATGTAAACCACTTACCTGAGCCTCCACCACAAAGGAACTGACCCCACGCAAATTGGACAAAGCCTGTTCCTCAAATGCCAGTAATTCTCCGTTTCTTTGAAAAAACACAGACGACGCCTGTCCCTTTCGGGGTGCGAAATAACGCTGCTGGAGAAACAACAGCGGTGCAAATAATAAGGCAATTAGCGTTAGATCCAGATCGATCCACAACAACATGACGACATAAAACAACAAGGTAAAAAAATACGAAACCAAACCTAAAGGCACTTCCAACAAAAACGCCTGGGTTTGATCAATGTCATTGCTAAGCCTGGCCAACAAGTCGCCCTTAGGTAAGGTCGACATCACCGGAAAAGACAAATTGAGAACCGAACCAAACAAATAATTTCTGACTCGGCCGGTGTAACGCAATCCCAACCAATTGAAGGCTAAATGAACCGCCAGGCGTGCCAATTGATTGAACAACAACACTGCCAGCAATAACAGCAACGTGACGTTAAGTTGCTCCAACTTGCCCTGCTGCAACAATGTAACCGGAGTTCCCAATAACCAAATAACAGCTGTATTGGAAACGGTGTGGAAAAGTATGACAACCAGAGTAAACAGTAAAAACCAGCGATCGTTATGGACAAACCGGGAGAAATGCTTGAACACAAATCGAACTGATTCTACCGTGTTACTATATTCTTTAAGCACACCCGCTCCTTACCCTAGTCAACCCTGGCATACTAACAAAGTTAAAACTTTGGTGTAGAAAAAAATTTGGTGTAGAAAAAAAAAAGGCGCGGAACGCGCCTTGGTTATTGTATGAAAGATTGAATGAAGTTTTACGAGAAAACTTTCGGGATGATTAATTATTTTCCACAGTATCTTGTCCGTGATACTTCGTTGGTTGGGTGGCAGACCCATGCCCCAGATCTTATTGCCACCAGCCCCTACTTTGCCCCACTTACAGTCACTGTGACGCCGCCCTAGAATTAGTTACATTTTTACTACAGAAGGCCTATTCCTGCTGAATTCCACCTTCCTAAATGCTTACAGCGTGGAACGAGTCTATCAACCTCGTGTCACAAGCGTCAAGTATGTAAGCAAAGCCATTTTATTTTTAACATAAAATATATCTAATTGATATTTATAGTATATTAACAATTTACCAATTAAGAAAACGCTGAAAACCTGGCGTCAAAAGCTTTATTAAACTGTTAATTTTTAAATGTTTAACCGAAATTTGAACCAAATGGCTAAATATTCTATTTATCCGACGAACGGTCGTGCAATTCCATTCTTAGTTACTTGAACAAAAAAAACCGCTGCACCCGGTAACCGGGTCAGCGGTTTTTTTGTCAGAACGCGATGACTTACATCATGCCGCCCATGCCACCCATACCACCCATGTCCGGTGCAGCAGGAGCCTCATCTTTAGGCAGTTCTGCCACCATGGCTTCGGTAGTGATCATTAAACCGGCAACAGAAGCAGCATTTTGCAACGCAGTACGGGTTACCTTGGTTGGATCCAAAATACCCATGGCCACCATATCACCAAACTCATCGGTGGCAGCATTGAAACCAAAATTACCTTCACCTTCGGCAACCTTGTTCAACACGACAGAGGGTTCTCCCCCGGCATTGGCCACGATTTGACGCAAAGGCTCTTCCATAGCACGGCGTGCGATTTTCACACCCACATCCTGATCGTGGTTTTCAATTCTCAGATCCTGGATGATTTGCTGAGCACGTACCAGCGCCACACCACCGCCAGGAACAACACCTTCTTCCACGGCAGCTCGAGTGGCGTGCAGAGCATCTTCTACGCGGGCTTTTTTCTCTTTCATTTCCATTTCAGTGGCCGCACCCACTTTGATAACGGCAACACCGCCCGCCAGTTTGGCAACACGCTCTTGCAATTTTTCCTTGTCGTAATCAGAGCTGGCTTCCTCGATTTGAGCACGGATTTGATTAACCCGGGCTTCAATATCGGCAGCTTGACCGGCACCGTCGATAACCGTGGTATTTTCTTTGGTGATGGATATACGTTTAGCCGTACCCAGGTCGTCCAAAGTGACTTTTTCCAGAGAAAGACCTACCTCTTCGGAAATCACCGTACCACCGGTCAACACGGCAATGTCTTCCAGCATCGCTTTACGGCGGTCACCGAAACCAGGGGCTTTTACGGCAGCGACTTTTACGATTCCACGCATATTATTCACAACCAAAGTGGCCAGCGCTTCACCTTCCACATCTTCAGCGATAATCAACAAGGGTTTACTGGCTTTTGCAACCGCTTCCAATACCGGCAATAAATCGCGGATGTTGGAAATCTTTTTGTCGAAAACCAAAATTGCCGGATTCTCCAGCTCTGCACTCATGCTGTCTTGGTTATTGATGAAATAGGGTGACAGGTAACCGCGATCAAATTGCATACCTTCCACAACGTCAAGCTCGTTATCCAGGCCGGAACCTTCTTCCACCGTGATAACCCCTTCCTTACCTACTTTACCCATAGCGTCAGCGATGATTCGACCAATGCTTTCATCAGCATTAGCGGAAATAGTGCCTACTTGAGCAATGGCATTGTCATCAGCGCATGGCTTGGACATTTCCTGTAATGCTTTGACCGCTTCCTGTACAGCTCGGTCAATACCACGTTTCAGATCCATAGGGTTCATACCGGCAGCAACGGCTTTCATACCTTCAGCCAGAATGGATTGCGCCAATACGGTCGCAGTGGTGGTACCGTCACCGGCCACATCGGAAGTCTGGGAAGAAACTTCCTTCACCATTTGTGCACCCATGTTTTCAAAACGGTCTTCCAGCTCGATTTCCTTGGCTACAGAAACACCGTCTTTGGTGATGGTGGGAGCACCGAAGCTTTTTTCCAGTACTACGTTACGGCCTTTGGGACCTAAAGTTACTTTTACGGCGTTGGCAAGAACATTCACACCGGCAACCATACGGTGGCGGGCTTTATCACTAAATTTAACTTCTTTAGCAGTCATTGTTGGATTCCTCTCAATTATCTGGGTTTGTTGTGGTTAATCAGGCAACTTAGCCCTCGATTACCCCGGTAATGTCTTCTTCGCGCATCACCAACAGCTCTTCACCGTCAACTTTCACTGCGGTACCGCCGTATTTATTAAACAAGACCCGATCGCCGACTTTCACATCCAGAGGACGAACTTCACCGTTATCAAGCAACTTGCCCTTACCTACGGCAACCACCTCACCTTGGTCGGGTTTCTCCGCAGCTGAACCCGGGATAACAATCCCCCCAGCGGAAGTAAGCTCTTCTTCCATGCGACGAACGATGACACGATCATGCAAAGGACGAATATTCATGGACTATCTCCTTGAAAAAATTATAATTTTCAAAATTCAGTTACAACACACCGCGTAGTGCCAAGTTTCACCCCGGTTATAAAACACAAGACGATTAGCACTCGCACTCAATGAGTGCTAATAATAGTGACGGAAAAAGGAATTTCAAGAGGTGTGTGGAGCATTTTCTTCAATTTAGGAACAATCCATGTCAATCCTCTCGTTTATACTCCCCTTCTATGGTCTTAGAACGGTGAGACGAACGCGGTTGAGCCCCGGCAAACGGCGTAGGCTCGCCCGAGCCACCGTGGAAAAAGCGCTTTAAGGCCCACTTTATGGCACCCTGGCGCAATCGGGGCACTAGGCACATAAACCCGATGGCGTCAGTAAAAAAGCCGGGGGTCAACAATAAAGCACCGGAAACGATTAAAACTGCCCCTTCTACTAGCTCGACAGCGGGAATTCCACCTTGGGCCGTGGTTTCCTGGATGCGCCGCAATGTAGAAAATCCTTGCCAGCGCAACAACCAGGCCCCTAAAACAGCTGTAAATACCACCAAGAATATTGTGGGGAAAACCCCTATCCATCCTCCCACCTCAATCAGCAGATAGATTTCGACTAATGGGACGCTAAGGAAGAGTATTAATAATATAGTAAAAGGATGCATGGGTTTTGCTGTCTGACAGGTTATGGTTGGACACTTTTCGCCTAATGTAACACAGCTCGTATTATTACTGGCATTGGTGTGCTTGAAAAATGTAATATTCCCCGATTACAGACCACTGATATAAACGACATTGGTAAAACTTTGCGCAGTTATCTATGAACGAATCGCCGACCATAGCCATTATCACTACCTGCCCGGACGCCAAAAGCGCCCATGTGGTCGCCGATACTCTGGTAAAACAAAACCTTGCAGCCTGTGTGAATATTATCACCGGAGTAACATCAGTATACCGCTGGCAGAATCAGATTGAACACAGCACCGAACAATTACTGCTGATTAAAACGGTGAAAGCAAACTATACGGCGGTGGAACAATGCATTCTTAAGGTTCACCCTTATGAACTTCCTGAAGTCATCAGTGTCCCCATAGACAAGGGTTATGCCGCCTACTTGTCCTGGATCAGAGAAAATAGTCGGATGGCTCCAGAAACCCGCGACACCACTCAGTAAACGAGGTTTAAATGAAAATTCATTCAATTCTGGCCGGACTGCTGGCCTTGCTGTTCTGCCACCCCAGTTTTGCCGCTGTCGGCAACCTCGGTATAAGCGACGAAGAACCCCTCCCGGTAGAACAAGCCTTTGTCATGAGTTCCCAGGTACTCAGCGCTGATATGGTGCGCATCAGTTTTGACATCACTGACGGTTATTACCTTTACCGCAGTAAATTTAAGTTTGACAGCAACACCCCGAGCGTAACTCTGGGCCAGGCGGTTTTTCCCAAAGGCAAAGTCAAAACCGATGAGTTTTTCGGCAAAGTGGAAACTTATCGCGGCCGGATCAATATCGATATCCCCGTTATTCGTAGCAATAATGACAGCAAGTTGGACC
Proteins encoded in this window:
- a CDS encoding ABC transporter ATP-binding protein/permease gives rise to the protein MLKEYSNTVESVRFVFKHFSRFVHNDRWFLLFTLVVILFHTVSNTAVIWLLGTPVTLLQQGKLEQLNVTLLLLLAVLLFNQLARLAVHLAFNWLGLRYTGRVRNYLFGSVLNLSFPVMSTLPKGDLLARLSNDIDQTQAFLLEVPLGLVSYFFTLLFYVVMLLWIDLDLTLIALLFAPLLFLQQRYFAPRKGQASSVFFQRNGELLAFEEQALSNLRGVSSFVVEAQVSGLHRNAYEHARKWAMRMRSIDGFHILVFNLLLFTCGAVIVYRGIQDVQQGTLEIGTLISFLLYLGYLSYPVKGFAEAPILWQGQMGAARRVHEVMTMEPNVKEKADSLPLTVSQGEICFDQLSFSYGRETVFKNLSATVHAGETVALVGPSGSGKSTLAVLLMRFFEPNSGCIRIDGVDIGAVTLKSLRDSIAVVWQDPFFINDTVAANLRLARADASEAQMRQACEQSSVWEFVSNLRQGLNTELGVQDLSVGQRQRLCIAQAFLKDAPILIMDEASSALDSQSEQVIVESLQRLREGRTTLIIAHRYSTIRLAHRIMYLNGDGSMFIGSHDELLREHEGYRHALAWQARGGEHGEDSE
- a CDS encoding co-chaperone GroES, whose protein sequence is MNIRPLHDRVIVRRMEEELTSAGGIVIPGSAAEKPDQGEVVAVGKGKLLDNGEVRPLDVKVGDRVLFNKYGGTAVKVDGEELLVMREEDITGVIEG
- a CDS encoding divalent-cation tolerance protein CutA; translation: MNESPTIAIITTCPDAKSAHVVADTLVKQNLAACVNIITGVTSVYRWQNQIEHSTEQLLLIKTVKANYTAVEQCILKVHPYELPEVISVPIDKGYAAYLSWIRENSRMAPETRDTTQ
- a CDS encoding FxsA family protein; translated protein: MHPFTILLILFLSVPLVEIYLLIEVGGWIGVFPTIFLVVFTAVLGAWLLRWQGFSTLRRIQETTAQGGIPAVELVEGAVLIVSGALLLTPGFFTDAIGFMCLVPRLRQGAIKWALKRFFHGGSGEPTPFAGAQPRSSHRSKTIEGEYKRED
- the groL gene encoding chaperonin GroEL (60 kDa chaperone family; promotes refolding of misfolded polypeptides especially under stressful conditions; forms two stacked rings of heptamers to form a barrel-shaped 14mer; ends can be capped by GroES; misfolded proteins enter the barrel where they are refolded when GroES binds), which encodes MTAKEVKFSDKARHRMVAGVNVLANAVKVTLGPKGRNVVLEKSFGAPTITKDGVSVAKEIELEDRFENMGAQMVKEVSSQTSDVAGDGTTTATVLAQSILAEGMKAVAAGMNPMDLKRGIDRAVQEAVKALQEMSKPCADDNAIAQVGTISANADESIGRIIADAMGKVGKEGVITVEEGSGLDNELDVVEGMQFDRGYLSPYFINNQDSMSAELENPAILVFDKKISNIRDLLPVLEAVAKASKPLLIIAEDVEGEALATLVVNNMRGIVKVAAVKAPGFGDRRKAMLEDIAVLTGGTVISEEVGLSLEKVTLDDLGTAKRISITKENTTVIDGAGQAADIEARVNQIRAQIEEASSDYDKEKLQERVAKLAGGVAVIKVGAATEMEMKEKKARVEDALHATRAAVEEGVVPGGGVALVRAQQIIQDLRIENHDQDVGVKIARRAMEEPLRQIVANAGGEPSVVLNKVAEGEGNFGFNAATDEFGDMVAMGILDPTKVTRTALQNAASVAGLMITTEAMVAELPKDEAPAAPDMGGMGGMGGMM